A section of the Telopea speciosissima isolate NSW1024214 ecotype Mountain lineage chromosome 3, Tspe_v1, whole genome shotgun sequence genome encodes:
- the LOC122655127 gene encoding uncharacterized protein LOC122655127, with product MLEWFKKLGPPNFKGVGTDTLWPARWIQELEKNFTALGCTDQQKVFCATFMLQDGAHSWWMAHKQILEAVDPIITWVRFVGAFYKSYFPNSVKVAKEAEFLQLTQGLDTVMTYKKKFEDLSMFAPEQVDTEEKKVRRFLGGINTVLRGPISIFNLTSYAELIEKALTLEENWKGNIIDTSGKGKRPLEFQAAKNTQPHKFVKTQDTPRTQEAPAELEPCRICGRSHGGPCRYAGIICYSCGQKGHHSKVYPTPRQFPAPTRSHQTSPQG from the coding sequence ATGTTGGAATGGTTCAAGAAACTTGGGCCACCAAACTTTAAAGGGGTTGGCACTGACACACTTTGGCCCGCCAGATGGATCCAAGAGTTGGAAAAAAATTTTACTGCTCTGGGTTGTACCGACCAACAAAAGGTCTTTTGTGCCACATTCATGTTGCAAGATGGGGCCCATTCCTGGTGGATGGCACATAAACAAATTTTAGAAGCTGTTGATCCCATAATCACATGGGTACGATTTGTGGGAGCTTTTTATAAAAGCTACTTCCCTAACAGTGTGAAAGTAGCAAAGGAAGCTGAATTCTTACAATTAACTCAGGGGTTAGACACTGTTATGACTtataagaagaaatttgaagacttGAGCATGTTCGCCCCAGAACAGGTTGACACTGAAGAAAAGAAAGTCAGAAGGTTCTTGGGAGGCATCAATACAGTGCTAAGAGGGCCAATTTCCATCTTCAACCTCACTTCCTATGCAGAACTGATAGAGAAGGCTTTGACATTGGAAGAAAACTGGAAGGGGAACATAATCGATACTTCTGGAAAGGGAAAGAGGCCACTAGAATTTCAAGCTGCCAAAAATACTCAGCCTCATAAATTTGTAAAAACTCAAGATACTCCAAGAACTCAGGAAGCACCAGCTGAATTGGAACCTTGCCGCATTTGTGGAAGATCTCATGGAGGACCATGTAGATACGCTGGTATCATCTGTTACAGCTGTGGACAAAAGGGTCATCATTCTAAGGTCTACCCTACCCCAAGACAGTTCCCTGCACCTACTAGATCACATCAGACATCACCACAGGGTTAG
- the LOC122655128 gene encoding uncharacterized protein LOC122655128 encodes MKNLDVILGMDWLSTYRATISCYDKEIIFRPEKGMKFKISGLKRGNATVPITSAVPARKLLSQGCQGFLAAVVEEKKEIKIEDIDVVRDFPDVFPTNLMGVPPNMEVEFTIDLIPGTTPISKAPYRMAPAELNELKEQL; translated from the coding sequence ATGAAGAATTTGGACGTGATCCttggaatggattggctatcaacttACCGAGCAACCATCTCTTGTTATGATAAGGAGATAATTTTTAGACCCGAAAAAGgaatgaaattcaaaatttctGGTTTGAAGAGAGGAAATGCAACCGTACCAATTACATCAGCAGTACCAGCTAGGAAGCTTCTCTCTCAAGGATGCCAAGGTTTCCTTGCGGCCGTGgtagaggaaaagaaggaaattaaaatagaagatATTGATGTGGTTAGAGATTTCCCTGATGTCTTCCCAACAAATCTCATGGGAGTACCTCCAAATATGGAAGTGGAATTTACTATTGACCTGATACCCGGTACGACGCCTATCTCTAAAGCACCTTATCGGATGGCACCAGCTGAACTAAATGAGTTGAAGGAGCAATTGTAA